From Myxococcus stipitatus, the proteins below share one genomic window:
- a CDS encoding M16 family metallopeptidase, protein MRKASPKKAPARAADPALQSLFDVHEATLPNGLQVRLLENHLAPVVSLYTFFKVGSRNERPGITGISHLFEHMMFNGAKKYGPKMFDKTLESNGGSSNAYTSHDMTVYYDDFASDALETVLDLESDRMRSLRISDAMLASEREVVKEERRVRTDNDIGGLMDEELGTLVYKAHAYRWPIIGWMADIDAITREDCQAYFRTYYAPNNAVLYIAGDIDPKKTLALVRKYYGDIPRGPVPAAVVNAEPEQRGERRSVIRHPAQSPAVMIGYRGPSARDEDTLALDVAQYVLTKGEGSRLTRSLVYDQKLAVSVGLDWSWRIDPGTVLFFLELKPDSDPQKVEAALYAELEKLARDGITERELQKALNNLRSDHLRELGTNNGRAHALGNYEALLGDWRHVLTLPSAYAAVTSDQVKAAAAKYLVPERRSVVTLLPAPTEA, encoded by the coding sequence ATGCGCAAGGCTTCCCCGAAGAAGGCTCCCGCCCGCGCCGCGGACCCCGCCCTCCAGTCCCTGTTCGACGTCCACGAGGCCACGCTGCCCAATGGTCTCCAGGTGCGTCTGCTGGAGAACCACCTGGCGCCCGTGGTCAGCCTCTACACGTTCTTCAAGGTGGGCAGCCGCAACGAGCGGCCCGGCATCACCGGCATCAGCCACCTGTTCGAGCACATGATGTTCAACGGGGCGAAGAAGTACGGCCCCAAGATGTTCGACAAGACGCTGGAGTCCAACGGCGGCAGCTCCAACGCGTACACGTCGCACGACATGACGGTGTACTACGACGACTTCGCGTCCGACGCGCTGGAGACGGTGCTGGACCTGGAGTCGGACCGCATGCGCTCGCTGCGCATCTCCGACGCCATGCTCGCCTCCGAGCGCGAGGTGGTGAAGGAGGAGCGCCGCGTCCGCACGGACAACGACATCGGCGGGTTGATGGACGAGGAGCTGGGCACGCTCGTCTACAAGGCCCACGCCTACCGCTGGCCCATCATCGGCTGGATGGCGGACATCGACGCCATCACCCGCGAGGACTGCCAGGCGTACTTCCGCACCTACTACGCGCCCAACAACGCGGTGCTCTACATCGCGGGCGACATCGACCCGAAGAAGACGCTGGCGCTGGTGCGCAAGTACTACGGCGACATTCCCCGGGGCCCGGTGCCCGCGGCCGTCGTCAACGCGGAGCCCGAGCAGCGCGGTGAGCGCCGCTCCGTCATCCGGCACCCCGCGCAGTCCCCGGCGGTGATGATCGGCTACCGGGGGCCGTCCGCGCGCGACGAGGACACGCTGGCCCTGGACGTGGCGCAGTACGTGTTGACCAAGGGCGAGGGCAGCCGGCTGACGCGGTCGCTCGTGTACGACCAGAAGCTCGCCGTCAGCGTGGGGCTCGACTGGTCCTGGCGCATCGACCCGGGCACCGTGCTGTTCTTCCTGGAGCTCAAGCCTGATTCGGACCCGCAGAAGGTGGAGGCCGCGCTGTACGCGGAGCTGGAGAAGCTCGCCCGTGACGGCATCACCGAGCGCGAGCTGCAGAAGGCCCTCAACAACCTGCGCTCGGACCACCTGCGCGAGCTGGGCACCAACAACGGCCGCGCCCATGCCCTGGGCAACTACGAGGCGCTGCTGGGTGACTGGCGCCACGTCCTGACGCTTCCCTCCGCGTACGCCGCCGTCACCAGCGACCAGGTGAAGGCCGCCGCCGCGAAGTACCTCGTCCCCGAGCGCCGCTCCGTCGTGACGCTGCTGCCCGCGCCCACCGAGGCGTGA
- a CDS encoding response regulator: protein MEPTRIFVVEDQPQLLKNLLKVLSTFEELVVVGSSQEGEAAVEDIVQLRPQLVLLDLELPGINGIQVTQRVKRRAPEVEILILTSFDDEQKVYEAIQAGASGYLVKRVGPEKIRSGIQEVMEGGTVLEPIIARRFWNYFQSVQAKPATPEKKENNPWGLSPTEFDVLRYVAKGLSNAEVGQVMTLERRTVRTHLSHIYRKMGVNSHVEAVVLALREGVVDL from the coding sequence ATGGAACCGACCCGCATCTTCGTCGTCGAGGATCAACCCCAGCTGCTCAAGAACCTGCTGAAGGTGCTGAGCACCTTCGAGGAGCTGGTCGTCGTCGGCAGCAGCCAGGAGGGCGAGGCGGCGGTCGAGGACATCGTCCAGCTTCGGCCGCAGCTGGTGCTGCTCGACCTGGAGCTGCCCGGCATCAACGGCATCCAGGTGACGCAGCGGGTGAAGCGCCGCGCTCCCGAGGTGGAGATCCTCATCCTCACCTCGTTCGACGACGAGCAGAAGGTCTACGAGGCCATCCAGGCGGGGGCCTCCGGCTACCTGGTGAAGCGGGTGGGTCCGGAGAAGATCCGCTCCGGCATCCAGGAGGTGATGGAGGGCGGCACCGTCCTGGAGCCCATCATCGCCCGCCGCTTCTGGAACTACTTCCAGTCCGTGCAGGCGAAGCCCGCGACGCCGGAGAAGAAGGAGAACAACCCGTGGGGCCTGTCGCCCACGGAGTTCGATGTGCTGCGCTACGTGGCCAAGGGCCTGTCCAACGCGGAGGTGGGGCAGGTGATGACCCTGGAGCGGCGCACGGTGCGCACGCACCTGTCGCATATCTACCGGAAGATGGGCGTCAACTCCCATGTGGAGGCGGTGGTGCTGGCCCTGCGTGAGGGTGTCGTGGACCTGTAG
- a CDS encoding serine/threonine protein kinase, which produces MSATYRLTGRIESGELAELYEAILAPSSDVVVKLFHPKTSDPTYALDLAETTRLLQPVRHPGILHVVDIGVVRQRLAVVREDLDGHLLGTALQRLHMKDVVLPPAVALYIIIQLLDAVQQAHDAGVLHGALTPGNVVLGRSGQPAICDFGAIRALTAVPQLRKSFAGRGRGTYRAPEVSRGDAPSEQSDVYSLGAIAYELLTQREPVAPGGGGVSTRRSEGLPPPSRLDRRINARLDPLILRALDPSAGRRFRSCAEFANALRNFLSASGGMPTAEDVRRFVGELFPNEMSVSLAPPVFKEPFTLEPISGAEMDALGAEEPEASIVQRAPYSRALTEEEANAETQEAAGPAFEDYRPQDYEPDIAPSHASTRAPQPSPPTEGEGTQLAAGLAQGWDAPPGAAPPKPRRQQGQGAGAGQGAAKPPGRNPRLRVVEDFSSPAPPPDDDEEFSVVGRRAAARAAAKRAAPPVDRSRTLPDPMPAVAPVARPREDIAMPPPSAPALPAAALPSRPGGTTTDHEVRRIQGRRGMLVAIAGAIALVGFISFAIAAWKLGGSDDDTALDDAPMPELAPVPPPPPEAIRPPPTPAQSRAQAEARAEEAAGGEEEPLSASRPPPKNQRGFLTVEANVPARVYIDGALVARSTPLTRFPVRVGVRSIMLVAISTGERQQLELRIEKGKLRQVNVPSFRRR; this is translated from the coding sequence ATGAGCGCCACGTACCGACTGACGGGTCGCATCGAGTCCGGCGAGCTGGCCGAGCTGTACGAGGCCATCCTGGCCCCCTCCAGCGACGTGGTGGTGAAGCTCTTCCACCCCAAGACGTCCGACCCCACCTACGCCCTGGACCTGGCCGAGACGACGCGCCTGCTCCAGCCCGTGCGCCACCCGGGCATCCTCCATGTCGTGGACATCGGCGTGGTGCGTCAGCGGCTGGCCGTCGTGCGGGAGGACCTGGACGGCCACCTGCTGGGCACCGCCCTCCAGCGGCTCCACATGAAGGACGTGGTGCTGCCGCCGGCCGTGGCGCTCTACATCATCATCCAGCTCCTCGACGCCGTGCAGCAGGCGCACGACGCGGGCGTGCTCCACGGCGCGCTCACGCCGGGCAACGTGGTGCTGGGCCGCTCGGGGCAGCCGGCCATCTGCGACTTCGGCGCCATCCGCGCGCTCACGGCCGTCCCGCAGCTGCGCAAGTCCTTCGCGGGGCGCGGGCGGGGGACATATCGCGCGCCGGAGGTCTCCCGGGGCGACGCGCCCTCGGAGCAGTCGGACGTGTACTCGCTGGGGGCCATCGCGTACGAGCTGCTCACCCAGCGCGAGCCCGTGGCGCCCGGCGGCGGTGGCGTGTCCACCCGCCGCAGCGAGGGGCTGCCTCCGCCCAGCCGGTTGGATCGCCGCATCAACGCCCGGTTGGATCCGCTCATCCTCCGCGCCCTGGACCCGAGCGCGGGCCGCCGCTTCCGCTCGTGCGCGGAGTTCGCGAACGCGCTGCGCAACTTCCTCTCCGCCAGCGGTGGCATGCCGACGGCGGAGGACGTGCGGCGCTTCGTCGGCGAGCTGTTCCCCAACGAGATGAGCGTCAGCCTGGCGCCTCCGGTCTTCAAGGAGCCCTTCACGCTGGAGCCCATCTCCGGCGCGGAGATGGACGCCCTGGGCGCGGAGGAGCCGGAGGCCTCCATCGTCCAGCGCGCGCCCTACAGCCGCGCCCTGACGGAGGAGGAGGCCAACGCGGAGACGCAGGAGGCCGCCGGCCCCGCCTTCGAGGACTATCGCCCGCAGGACTACGAGCCGGACATCGCGCCCTCGCATGCCAGCACCCGCGCGCCCCAGCCCTCGCCCCCCACGGAGGGAGAGGGGACGCAGCTGGCCGCCGGCCTGGCGCAGGGCTGGGATGCGCCCCCTGGCGCCGCGCCGCCCAAGCCCCGCCGCCAGCAGGGGCAGGGCGCGGGAGCGGGGCAGGGCGCCGCGAAGCCTCCAGGCCGCAATCCCCGGCTGCGCGTGGTGGAGGACTTCTCCTCGCCCGCGCCGCCACCGGACGACGACGAGGAGTTCTCCGTCGTGGGACGTCGCGCCGCCGCCCGGGCCGCCGCCAAGCGCGCGGCGCCCCCCGTGGACCGCTCCCGCACGCTGCCGGATCCGATGCCCGCCGTGGCGCCAGTGGCCCGGCCCCGCGAAGACATCGCGATGCCGCCTCCCTCCGCGCCCGCGCTGCCGGCCGCCGCGCTGCCGTCCCGACCCGGGGGCACCACCACGGACCACGAGGTCCGCCGCATCCAGGGCCGCCGGGGCATGCTGGTCGCCATCGCCGGGGCCATCGCCCTGGTGGGCTTCATCTCCTTCGCCATCGCCGCCTGGAAGCTGGGGGGCTCCGACGACGACACGGCCCTGGACGACGCGCCGATGCCGGAGCTGGCCCCGGTGCCGCCCCCTCCACCCGAGGCCATTCGCCCGCCGCCCACCCCCGCGCAATCCCGGGCCCAGGCCGAAGCGCGGGCGGAGGAGGCCGCGGGGGGCGAGGAGGAGCCGCTGAGCGCGTCACGGCCCCCGCCGAAGAACCAGCGCGGCTTCCTCACCGTCGAGGCCAACGTGCCAGCCCGCGTCTACATCGACGGGGCGCTCGTCGCGCGCAGCACGCCCCTGACGCGCTTCCCCGTCCGTGTCGGGGTGCGCAGCATCATGCTGGTGGCCATCTCGACCGGGGAGCGCCAGCAGCTGGAGCTGCGCATCGAGAAGGGCAAGCTCCGACAAGTCAACGTGCCCAGCTTCCGTCGGCGGTGA
- a CDS encoding HAD-IG family 5'-nucleotidase, producing MAPTLSPFRPIPGGPAPDPLHGSFRSPLNRARAEAAEKQALALLEDEKLARLLALSREPRSVVPRAREVFVNRNLRMSGVELIGFDMDYTLAIYHMRRLEQLSFDMTLAKLISEYHYPPLVGHLLYDHHFVMRGLAVDRVNGNILKMDRFGHVGRAWHGLRPLKPEVSRELYRNKRVRLRNPQFAWNDTLFALPETCLFAGIIELLESLGQKVDYGKLYDDIREAIDAVHRDNSLKREVRKDLGRYVFQDPELGPALHKLRSGGKRLFLLTNSAWDYTDAVMKYLLDGQLPEYPSWRNYFDVVVTAAGKPGFFTDGRPFLELDASTEEGRPLGEAASLDRGKVYSGGNLARFEELTGYRGEHILYVGDHIYGDILKSKKSSLWRTCMVVQEIEDEITYTATRQEEIGTLTQMEVLRERLDDEVNHHKTLLNVLERRLEREPLTADERAEAEDQRRQLKTELDRMRRALKEATDIADTLEEDVEEGFNPYWGLLFKEGTENSRFGYQVEQYACLYTSRVSNFLHHSPMQYYRSPRDLMPHEQAGALTARLSPLGGEGPPKGAGKD from the coding sequence GTGGCTCCAACCCTGTCCCCCTTCCGACCCATCCCGGGCGGGCCCGCGCCGGACCCGCTTCACGGGAGCTTTCGTTCGCCCCTCAACCGCGCGCGCGCCGAAGCGGCCGAGAAGCAGGCCCTGGCGCTCCTGGAGGACGAGAAGCTGGCGCGGCTGCTCGCCCTCTCGCGCGAGCCTCGAAGCGTCGTCCCGCGGGCCCGCGAGGTCTTCGTCAATCGCAACCTGCGCATGTCCGGCGTCGAGCTGATCGGCTTCGACATGGACTACACGCTGGCCATCTACCACATGCGCCGGCTGGAGCAGCTCTCGTTCGACATGACGCTGGCCAAGCTCATCAGCGAGTACCACTACCCTCCGCTGGTGGGCCACCTGCTCTACGACCACCACTTCGTGATGCGCGGGCTGGCGGTGGACCGCGTGAACGGCAACATCCTGAAGATGGACCGGTTCGGCCACGTGGGCCGCGCCTGGCACGGCCTGCGTCCGCTCAAGCCGGAGGTGTCGCGGGAGCTGTACCGCAACAAGCGGGTGCGGCTGCGCAACCCCCAGTTCGCGTGGAACGACACGCTGTTCGCCCTGCCGGAGACGTGCCTGTTCGCGGGCATCATCGAGCTGCTCGAGTCGCTCGGGCAGAAGGTCGACTACGGCAAGCTGTACGACGACATCCGCGAGGCCATCGACGCGGTGCACCGGGACAACTCGCTCAAGCGCGAGGTGCGCAAGGACCTGGGGCGCTACGTGTTCCAGGATCCGGAGCTGGGGCCCGCGCTGCACAAGCTGCGCTCGGGCGGCAAGCGGCTGTTCCTGCTCACCAACTCCGCGTGGGACTACACGGACGCGGTGATGAAGTACCTGCTCGATGGCCAGCTACCGGAGTACCCGAGCTGGAGGAACTACTTCGACGTGGTGGTGACGGCCGCGGGCAAGCCGGGCTTCTTCACCGACGGGCGCCCCTTCCTGGAGCTGGACGCGTCGACGGAGGAGGGCCGCCCCCTGGGCGAGGCCGCGTCGCTGGATCGGGGCAAGGTGTACTCGGGCGGCAACCTGGCCCGGTTCGAGGAGCTGACCGGCTACCGGGGCGAGCACATCCTCTACGTGGGCGACCACATCTACGGCGACATCCTCAAGTCCAAGAAGTCGTCGCTGTGGCGCACGTGCATGGTGGTGCAGGAGATCGAGGACGAGATCACCTACACGGCCACGCGGCAGGAGGAGATCGGCACGCTCACCCAGATGGAGGTCCTCCGCGAGCGCCTGGACGACGAGGTCAACCACCACAAGACGCTGCTCAACGTGCTGGAGCGGCGGCTGGAGCGCGAGCCGCTGACGGCGGACGAGCGCGCGGAGGCGGAGGACCAGCGGCGCCAGCTCAAGACGGAACTGGACCGGATGCGGCGGGCCTTGAAGGAGGCCACGGACATCGCGGACACGCTCGAGGAGGACGTCGAGGAGGGGTTCAACCCGTACTGGGGCCTGCTGTTCAAGGAGGGCACGGAGAACAGCCGCTTCGGGTACCAGGTGGAGCAGTACGCCTGCCTCTACACGAGCCGCGTCTCGAACTTCCTGCACCACTCGCCCATGCAGTACTACCGCTCGCCTCGGGACCTGATGCCGCACGAACAGGCGGGCGCGCTGACCGCGCGGCTGTCGCCGCTCGGTGGCGAGGGACCGCCCAAGGGCGCTGGCAAGGACTGA
- a CDS encoding glycerophosphodiester phosphodiesterase family protein, whose protein sequence is MDTRTWGVLGAMVLSACASTGGSATGIQVGPRPYFLVEQLEPGPLKQRLRRCADGPFRRTTFSIGHRGAPLQFPEHTRESYEAAARMGAGVLECDVTFTKDRQLVCRHSQCDLHTTTNILAIPELAAKCAKPFEPADPATGRPASARCCTSDVTLAEFKRLCGKMDAADPAATTVEQYLRGTPDWRTDLYSTCGTLLSHQESIALFRSLGTKFTPELKAPSVPMPYEGDYTQVAYAQQLVDEYTRAGVPPEDVWPQSFQLDDVKYWLQHAPRFGRQAVFLDERDDLPGSRFDPDDPSTWEPSMEALAASGVRIIAPPIYVLLKLDAEGRIVPSAYARHARAAGLDLITWSFEREGPLPPGGGYYFQSIAPALKRDGDVLVALDVLARDVGVVGVFSDWPGTVTYYASCMGRD, encoded by the coding sequence ATGGACACGAGGACGTGGGGGGTGCTCGGCGCGATGGTGCTGTCGGCCTGCGCCTCGACGGGAGGGAGCGCCACCGGAATCCAGGTGGGGCCCCGCCCCTACTTCCTCGTGGAGCAGCTCGAGCCGGGACCGCTGAAGCAGCGGCTGCGGCGGTGCGCGGACGGCCCCTTCCGGCGCACGACGTTCTCCATCGGACACCGGGGCGCGCCGCTCCAGTTCCCCGAGCACACGCGGGAGTCCTACGAGGCGGCCGCGCGCATGGGGGCCGGCGTCCTGGAGTGCGACGTCACCTTCACGAAGGACCGCCAGCTGGTGTGCCGCCATTCCCAGTGCGACCTGCACACCACCACCAACATCCTCGCGATTCCCGAGCTGGCGGCGAAGTGCGCGAAGCCCTTCGAGCCCGCGGACCCGGCGACGGGCCGGCCCGCGTCGGCCCGGTGCTGCACGAGCGACGTGACGCTCGCGGAGTTCAAGCGGCTGTGCGGGAAGATGGACGCCGCGGACCCGGCGGCCACCACGGTGGAGCAGTACCTGCGAGGAACACCCGACTGGCGGACGGACCTGTATTCGACGTGCGGCACCCTCCTGTCCCACCAGGAGAGCATCGCGCTCTTCCGGAGCCTGGGGACGAAGTTCACCCCGGAGCTCAAGGCCCCCAGCGTGCCCATGCCCTACGAGGGCGACTACACGCAGGTCGCCTACGCGCAACAGCTCGTCGACGAGTACACGCGGGCCGGAGTCCCTCCGGAGGACGTGTGGCCCCAGTCCTTCCAGCTCGACGACGTGAAGTACTGGCTCCAGCACGCGCCACGCTTCGGACGGCAGGCGGTCTTCCTCGATGAACGCGATGACCTGCCCGGCTCGCGCTTCGACCCCGACGACCCGTCGACCTGGGAGCCGAGCATGGAGGCCCTCGCCGCGTCGGGGGTGCGCATCATCGCCCCGCCCATCTACGTGCTCCTCAAGCTGGACGCCGAGGGCCGCATCGTCCCCTCCGCCTACGCGAGGCACGCGCGCGCCGCGGGCCTGGACCTCATCACCTGGTCCTTCGAGCGCGAGGGCCCCCTGCCTCCCGGCGGGGGCTACTACTTCCAGTCCATCGCCCCGGCGCTGAAGCGCGACGGGGACGTCCTGGTGGCGCTGGACGTCCTCGCCCGGGACGTGGGCGTGGTCGGCGTCTTCAGCGACTGGCCCGGCACGGTGACGTACTACGCGAGCTGCATGGGTCGGGACTGA
- a CDS encoding class I SAM-dependent methyltransferase, producing the protein MSPVPLAVTTSTKVDDAQTREARAVAARWGLPFLPRRAKESVAPWLGTRVEALLVVGGDGVTLWEPEGSFGFHAGMAHLRRMRVRAGEPDTFVRVAELRPGDSVLDCTLGLGQDALVASLAVGPAGRVVGLERSLPLCVVAGEGLRRYARGEDSCAVEVVHADAREYLRTLPSGAFDVVFFDPMFAKPRKAQPAFEVLRRFAEHAPLTPETLAEGRRVARRWVVVKGAKYTDDLRKLGLTEEPLSRFADVVWGRVAALPPAP; encoded by the coding sequence ATGAGCCCCGTACCCCTGGCGGTGACGACCAGCACCAAGGTGGATGACGCCCAGACGCGAGAGGCGCGCGCCGTCGCCGCCCGCTGGGGGCTGCCATTCCTCCCCCGACGAGCAAAGGAGTCCGTGGCGCCGTGGCTGGGGACGCGGGTGGAGGCGTTGCTGGTGGTGGGTGGGGATGGTGTGACGTTGTGGGAGCCCGAGGGCTCGTTCGGGTTCCACGCCGGCATGGCCCACCTGCGGCGGATGCGGGTGCGGGCAGGGGAGCCGGACACCTTTGTTCGGGTGGCGGAGCTTCGTCCCGGAGACTCCGTGCTCGACTGCACCCTGGGCCTGGGGCAGGACGCGCTGGTGGCGTCGCTCGCGGTGGGGCCGGCGGGGCGCGTGGTGGGGCTGGAGCGGAGCCTGCCCCTGTGCGTGGTCGCGGGCGAGGGGTTGCGGCGTTACGCGCGGGGCGAGGACTCGTGCGCCGTCGAGGTGGTGCACGCGGACGCGCGGGAGTACCTGCGGACGCTGCCCTCGGGGGCCTTCGACGTCGTCTTCTTCGACCCGATGTTCGCGAAGCCCCGCAAGGCGCAGCCGGCCTTCGAGGTGCTGCGGCGCTTCGCCGAGCATGCCCCGCTGACGCCCGAGACGCTCGCCGAGGGGCGGCGCGTGGCGCGTCGCTGGGTGGTGGTGAAGGGCGCGAAGTACACGGACGACCTGCGCAAGCTCGGGCTCACCGAGGAGCCCCTGTCGCGCTTCGCGGACGTCGTCTGGGGGCGGGTGGCCGCGCTGCCCCCGGCGCCGTGA
- a CDS encoding di-heme oxidoredictase family protein: MSVALLLAVLASSAASAATYGVQPSGSSAIFFIDTSSWADLHYKVNDGQQLNVRMALVNGRNEYTVTGLAAGQYVDYFFTYWDVACNCAYDTPWQRYTHAGTQQPDAGTGTPDSGTGTPDAGPSPDVGNIVPLFNSGTALEPATTQDIGTAIVTRVGDRVRDRHARESQYQAYDHYLARYFENRTFWLEIIDEVAKGGTTIRVNLNTVYPHDGTNFRAFFRGINTVAEYFHNGTFERVNDYLYTASVNYNAKEGRAIRVGDRMEIEAGVFLRQPVEGRFNYYGRALLYIVGSPGIVPFEGQGSLLDSFPLPEAGWTGGRTTLNYPYSNEPRNRFLQMALNIAPVNAQPFVEGRRLHHTDFGDGSHSEPGNPLFTQHANKLGPNYISRSCISCHVQNGRGLPPAVNTTLGNYVVKVGRVSGTTVTADPFLGFRLQPRSTSGTPEADARIASWTTSTGTFADGTSYELRRPNYQFLNVVPTNHSARISPQLVGLGLLEALPETAIAALADPNDANGDGISGKMHAVIDPETGQTRLGRFGWKAGIARLKHQVAEALNRDIGVTNAVFPTLDCGPSQQGCSGASQELGNAELDKMVRYVALLGIPARRDLRDAQALRGETLFQSAGCAKCHTATLTTSAYHPNAELRGQVIHPYTDLLLHDMGAGLADNLPEGNALGSEWRTPPLWGIGLTAGVSGGEAYLHDGRARSLTEAILWHGGEGQAARNAFAAMSATDRAALLRFLQSL; the protein is encoded by the coding sequence ATGTCAGTGGCATTGCTGTTGGCGGTCCTCGCGAGCAGCGCCGCGTCGGCCGCGACCTATGGCGTCCAGCCGTCGGGCTCGTCCGCCATCTTCTTCATCGACACCTCGTCGTGGGCCGACCTCCACTACAAGGTCAACGACGGGCAGCAGCTCAACGTCCGCATGGCCCTCGTCAATGGCCGCAACGAGTACACCGTGACGGGACTCGCGGCGGGCCAATACGTGGACTACTTCTTCACGTATTGGGACGTGGCCTGCAATTGCGCCTACGACACCCCGTGGCAGCGCTACACCCACGCCGGCACGCAGCAACCCGACGCGGGCACGGGCACGCCGGACTCGGGGACGGGAACGCCCGACGCCGGTCCCTCGCCGGACGTGGGCAACATCGTCCCCCTCTTCAACAGCGGCACCGCGTTGGAGCCGGCGACGACACAGGACATCGGCACGGCCATCGTCACGCGCGTGGGCGACCGGGTCCGCGACCGGCACGCGCGCGAGTCGCAGTACCAGGCATACGACCACTACCTGGCGCGCTACTTCGAGAACCGCACCTTCTGGTTGGAGATCATCGACGAGGTGGCCAAGGGCGGCACCACCATCCGCGTCAACCTCAACACGGTGTATCCGCACGACGGCACCAACTTCCGCGCCTTCTTCCGCGGCATCAACACCGTGGCCGAGTACTTCCACAACGGCACGTTCGAGCGGGTGAACGACTACCTCTACACGGCGAGCGTCAACTACAACGCCAAGGAGGGCCGGGCCATCCGCGTGGGAGACCGGATGGAGATCGAGGCGGGCGTGTTCCTGCGTCAGCCGGTGGAGGGGCGCTTCAACTACTACGGCCGGGCGCTGCTCTACATCGTCGGCTCGCCGGGCATCGTCCCGTTCGAGGGCCAGGGCTCGCTGCTCGATTCCTTCCCCCTGCCCGAAGCGGGCTGGACGGGCGGGCGCACCACGCTGAACTACCCGTACTCCAACGAGCCGCGGAACCGATTCCTGCAGATGGCGCTGAACATCGCCCCCGTCAACGCGCAGCCGTTCGTCGAGGGCCGCCGGCTGCACCACACGGACTTCGGGGACGGCAGCCACTCGGAGCCCGGCAACCCGCTCTTCACCCAGCACGCGAACAAGCTGGGGCCGAACTACATCTCGCGCTCCTGTATCTCCTGCCACGTCCAGAACGGCCGCGGGCTGCCCCCGGCGGTGAACACCACCCTGGGCAACTACGTGGTGAAGGTGGGCCGGGTGAGCGGCACGACGGTGACGGCGGATCCGTTCCTCGGCTTCCGGCTCCAGCCGCGCAGCACCAGCGGCACGCCCGAAGCGGACGCGCGCATCGCGAGCTGGACGACGAGCACCGGCACCTTCGCGGACGGCACCTCCTACGAGCTGCGCCGCCCCAACTACCAGTTCCTCAACGTCGTCCCGACGAACCACTCCGCGCGCATCTCCCCGCAGCTGGTGGGCCTGGGCCTGCTGGAGGCCCTCCCGGAGACGGCCATCGCCGCGCTCGCGGACCCCAATGACGCCAATGGCGACGGCATCTCCGGGAAGATGCACGCCGTCATCGACCCGGAGACGGGCCAGACGCGCCTGGGCCGCTTCGGCTGGAAGGCCGGCATCGCCCGGCTGAAGCACCAGGTGGCCGAGGCCCTCAACCGGGACATCGGCGTCACCAACGCCGTCTTCCCGACGCTCGACTGCGGCCCGTCCCAGCAGGGGTGCTCGGGCGCGAGCCAGGAGCTGGGCAACGCGGAGCTGGACAAGATGGTGCGCTACGTGGCCCTGCTGGGCATCCCGGCCCGGAGGGACCTGCGCGACGCGCAGGCCCTGCGCGGCGAGACGCTGTTCCAGAGCGCCGGCTGCGCGAAGTGCCACACCGCCACGCTGACGACCAGCGCCTACCACCCGAACGCCGAGCTGCGCGGGCAGGTCATCCACCCGTACACGGACCTGCTGCTGCACGACATGGGCGCCGGCCTGGCCGACAACCTGCCGGAGGGCAACGCGCTCGGCTCCGAGTGGCGCACCCCGCCGCTGTGGGGCATCGGCCTGACGGCGGGGGTCAGCGGCGGCGAGGCGTACCTGCACGATGGTCGCGCCCGCAGCCTCACGGAGGCCATCCTCTGGCACGGAGGCGAGGGACAGGCCGCGCGCAACGCCTTCGCGGCCATGAGCGCCACGGACCGCGCCGCGCTGCTGCGCTTCCTGCAGTCGCTGTAG